One window of Zalophus californianus isolate mZalCal1 chromosome 3, mZalCal1.pri.v2, whole genome shotgun sequence genomic DNA carries:
- the LOC113920940 gene encoding ATP synthase subunit g, mitochondrial-like: MAQFVRNLAEKAPALVNAAVTYSKPQLATFWHYATVELVPPTPAEIPTTIQSLKKIVKSAQTGSFKQLTVKEALLNGLVATEVWMWFYVSEITGKRGIIGYNV, from the coding sequence ATGGCCCAGTTCGTCCGTAACCTCGCGGAGAAGGCCCCGGCGCTGGTGAATGCTGCTGTGACTTACTCAAAGCCTCAACTGGCCACATTTTGGCACTATGCCACGGTTGAGCTGGTTCCTCCAACCCCTGCTGAGATCCCTACAACTATTCAGAGCTTGAAAAAAATAGTCAAGAGTGCTCAAACTGGTAGCTTCAAACAGCTCACAGTTAAGGAAGCTCTGCTGAATGGTTTGGTGGCCACCGAGGTGTGGATGTGGTTTTACGTCAGCGAGATCACAGGCAAGCGTGGCATCATTGGCTATAATGTTTGA